GTTGCCTCGCCGCGGCTGGCCCACGCGcgtggagcgccgccgggacgcGCCTGGCGAGCATGCGCACGAGGCGAGAGCGGCCGGCCCGCACACGCCAGCACGGTCCAGCGAGAATGGCCGGAGCGAGCGTTGCTCTGGCGGTCAGTGAGCACGGCCGAGCGAGCGTGGCCTTCGGGAGGAAGACAGCACCGATGATGGCTTCTTCAGATATGGACAAGTCAATATTGAACTATGTAAATAATAGTGCTAAAATTCACTCCATTCTATTTGGAGGGGCATAATCGTATTTCCCTATCAAGATAACTGACGAAATGGCAACCAAGGGAATGGAAATTTGAAAAGGTGGCAACGAGGGAAATGCTATAATTTCCAATGGTATTAAGGGAATTCACTCTTATTTATTTAATACGTTGATCTAGAATGAGAGGAGCCTGGTGGGTGATCTGGAATGAGTGTAGAAATCCACCGTGGGCCGCCGggtggccggctcggcctcgccgtcttCCCTCCTCTGGGCTATGATTACTGGGCCCTCGTCGCCGCCTGGTGCCTGCTTTTGGCCCATGAATGAGAGGAATCTGTTTAACATTGCAAACGCAGTAGTATCTCCGTGCCGAATTTCCAGTCGCGTTCTGTCACTCCCAAATTCACCGAGCCAGGCCACCACTATCAATCAGTACGCCGCGGGTACAGGCACAGAAGAAAAAACTTTTTGCTGCTGTTTCATCTCGATTTCGTACCCGAAACTTCTTTGAATTTAGTTTTTATTGGTTCCAGGCGTACAGGAAGAAAAAAATTGCACCAGGGCAGCAATCAAGTTGGCAAAACAGAGTACCAATGTTTTTCAACAGAATTATCTCAGTACGAAACTCTGCCAAGTACGTACTTCTAGGAATCAAGCGAAAGGGACTGTTCTGTTTAGGCAACACAATTAATGTTCCAGGAATCCTGCTAATCACAAACTTTCATGCAGGACACTAGAACGTCACCTAGCAAACTTTCATGCAGGACACTAGAACGTCACCAGGATAATTAGTGTGCCTAAAATGAATATCAACCAGGACAAACCGGAGATCCCTCACATGAATAGATCTGGACCGTTTTCATTCACAATCCACAGAGAAGCGGTGTCCACGCAACCAGAGTACATGATCCAAAATAAGAAATTATCCAACAAGCATATCAAGTCTAGCAATTTTCTTGCAATAAACAACAGCAGCCAACAAACGGGCAGGAGTAGCAGCATCATTCATATCCATCAATTCAACATGAAACCCTTAATCACTTCGCTTCCAGCAACTCTTGACCGTCTTTAACCATAGTTCAGGCGGAACATGTCATTCTGCACGTAGAAGGAATTTCCAGCCGGCATCAAATGGAATGCCTACAGAAAGAATTGAAACATAGCAACGTCAATTTTGCTTTCTGGAAAGGGTACGTAAAAAAAATGACTGCAATCAAGAGGAGTCAACCAAGACATGCACCCTGTATATTTAAAAAATGCACCACAAGCATATTAGAGTTTTGCAAACAATCAATTGGTTCAAAGGGGGTGCTATGAAAATCAATAAAACTTTAGATAAGCATCTGAATTAACTCTCAATGGAATCACCACATTGCACTTTCAAACAAATACCTAAATCAAATTCAAGACCAAAATATACAAGCTGCATGCCAGAATCGTATTATCATTGAGAACTTAGCTATAGGAAGTAGGGCAAGTTAAAAGTTGTGCATTGCTTCCAACATAAGATCGAAAGATACAAGTTCTTAGAACTAAGCTTTAGAAGCTGTTACTTCAaataaagtgtgtgtgtgtgtgtgtgtgttcttataaaaaaaaagtatgtgtgtgtgtttgtgaGGTAATAAACTGCACATTTGCAGTCTGAGCTTATACAGAAGACATCATAGACATGTTGTGCAAGCTGCTCCTAAAGTCATAAACTTGACATTAAAATATACAGATTAGCGTGCCATTTGGTTCCAGTTACTGCACAACTTGAAACACAAAAACATGTAAAATGCAGGTATATTTCACACCTGCAAGATGGGTCGATATCTAAAAATTTGACATTAAATTTGTTCATGGTTCAGAGGCAACTAAACAGCTTCAAGAGATAATCCCCCAAAACACAAGGTCTACATTTTTCTAGGAAATACGTACCATGGATACAAACACAAAAATAAAGTGCATTCTAAAAGGATTCATGAAGTGTTTATGAAACTTAACACAAAACAGAGCAACAAATTTGATCAACTGGAATCTTTGAACCGTGCAAAATTGAATAGTGCTGAGCATGACACATGCCTGTACCTCTAGCATTAACCAGCAGTGTTGCAAAAATATCGCCAAAACAAATCACTTTGCCATGTCACCAAAACCAGCGACTTTGCCATGTAACCAAAACCAATAACTTCGCTATGTAACCAAAACCAATGACTACTATCTAGCAAAAATTTCAAAAAGTGTGCTAAAGCTGTACATATGAAAATAGCCTAAGGCAATAAACAAGGAGCATAAATATATACAATAGACACAGCAGCATAGCTAAAGATCGAATTGAAGCACAACTGAAAGGATTAACCAAGGATAACCAAACAGGTACATGTAGTGTAGATCTAAACGACACAGATAACCTCGCAGTACTACAGGACCAACAGTCAGCAGCTAATCAAATGTTTCAATACGGAAATCGACTTGGATCAATGAATACTAAATAGAGAATAGTGAGAGACCAACCCATCACAACAGTAAGCACAGATCAAGCAAGCAATCCAAAAATAATAAGCAAACCGAGGTCCTTCTATTGAGTACCATGAGATTGGGACCAACCCAAGCCAGGAACTACACGAATGACCACAGATCAGATCAGATCAGCTGAAAGGTCAGGGCGGACTACGCGGAAGGCTTACTCCTACGCGGTGAGTGCGAATGAGAGAGGCAAGGAGGAACCGGATCGAGGCGGTGCGGGGGGTTGCAGACCTGGGAGAACTTCATGGGGTGCTCCTCGGGGGCGGTGCGTATGGAGCCGGAGACGAAGACGAGCATGCCTCCCTGGGGCCCCGACGGCTGGCAGTCGACGGTGATGATCTGGTGCTCGCAGTGCTGGAAGGGGAGCGAGCCGAGCTTGCCGGCGATGGCGGCCGGGCCCTGGAGTTTCTGGCCCTCGAAGGTGAGCATGGAGGTGTCCTGGTACAGCGACACCAGCGCGGCGCGGTTGGTGTCGAACGTCCGGTAGTAGTGCTCCACGAAGGCCTTGGCCACCGCGTCCGGGTCCATCGCCATGCCTCGCCTCGCCGAGCGCGCCTAGGGTTTCGAGCTCTGTCTGggtggggggagagagagagaggaggcgtCGCGGCGTGATGAGGAAGGAGAGGAGCGGCGCAGGGGGAGAGGATCGTGAGGTGAAGGCGTGATGTGCTGGGGAATTTGGCCCTTGGGTGGGGCCGTGGGTCGGCGGGGTTCGCGTGGAAAGAACGCGACGCTGTCTGGACTGAGCCTGGGCTGGAAGTGTGGTCCGGGCGGAGGGGAGAGATGGGCTGGAAGTTGCTCGTTGCTCATGGGCTCCATCTTCTCGTGTCagtttttcctccgccgcgcatgACGAGGAGTACAAATGCAGCCCGGCCCACACACACACTAAGCACATTGATTTAGGATATTTACTTTATCCATTCTAAACTATTGGTCGTTTTGacatttttaaatatattatttGTATCATATACCTAGGCATAATGTATAACAAAACCAATATATCTTGAAATGGAGGGAGCGCAGGATACAAATCAGACGGAGGTACAAATTCGAAACGCGTTTAGGTGGACAATGCATGATTGGTAAGTGTAGAGTGCACTCCTCCCTTTGGTTCCCTTCAAATAACATTTCAATGCGAACGCATGATGCATTCTCTCTTGAGAAAGTCTGCCCTCTCTTCACACCGCTACCACAAAATGTCAAAAGACACGGCGGCACGTACCATCAGCGGATGCAAATACGATCGGTGCAGAGAATCCGACACGTACATTGCAGTACTCTTGTTTTGTCCCTCAAAGAAGTACTATACCAATCGGGATTTGGGAAGTGGCATCGGGCCCGCCACCGAGGACGGTAAGCGACAGGAGCATGCACGGCAGGTAGGGGCGCCGCTGAAGACGCAAACGACACAGAGCCAGTGAACAGCCACCATCCTACGCCTACTCGAGCTGTCCAACTCCAGCGGAGCGTGTGAGCTACCCAGACCGGCGTTGGGATCGCTCAGCTAGCTCGCCGTCGTCGCCCATGCGGCAAGCCGGCACGGCGGCGCCTGACACCAAACACACTCGCTCGGCATCTTCCCCCCGGCCGCGACACGTCTCGGCGGTCGCGCAGGCCATCGTGTGGTCGCGTCACGCGGCCTCGCCGACCGCCACGGCACGCAGCGAAAGCCCCGGGTCCCCCGCCACCACCGCTTTCGTGGGTGGCCTGTGCCGCGCGCACCCGGAGCAGCGTGCGCTCTTGTAGGCTTGCAGCCGTGCGCCGGAGAAAAAGGGCCCCGCGTTTGTCGcctcgccgcctcctcctcctctcgtcTCGCGGCGGTCTCGCCGGGTCTCCATCGCCGATCCCCAACCCGGCCACCCCGACCGCCCAACTCGCgaggaaaggaaaagggacggggaGCGAGCTCAAATCCCCAGATTTTCGCTCCCCTCCGGGTCCCGTCATTTTGGACGCGGGGCACTGGGACAACGCACGCTTGTCGCCAACCAACAACAAGGGGCCACGGCGACCGCTGCCGGAGCCGCACGCCAATCCGGGCGCGCCCGCTGATATCCCGATCCCGGCCTCTGgctcgcgcgccgccgcccgctcggttGGGCGCCGCCGCTCCGGTCTGAATCGGCGCGCGTTGTTCGGCGTCCGGGTTCCTGGTTTCGATTGGGAGCTCGCGgtccggaggaggaggaggagggcgggggCGCAATGGTGGAGGTGGGGAGCCGGGTGCAGGGGTTCCTGCGGAACCGGTGGCTGGTGTTCGTGGCGGCGATGTGGATGCAGTCCTGCGCGGGGGTGGGGTACCTCTTCGGCAGCCTCTCGCCGGTGATCAAGAGCTCGCTGGGGTACAACCAGCGCCAGGTGGCCGGGCTCGGCGTCGCCAAGGACCTCGGCGACAGCGTCGGCTTCCTCGCGGGGACGCTCTGCGCGCTGCTCCCGCTCTGGGCCGCGCTCCTCGTCGGCGCCGCACAGAACCTCGTCGGCTACGGATGGGTCTGGCTCGCCGTCACGCGCCGGGTCCCCGTGCCACCGCTCTGGGCGGTGAGATCCCAACGCCTCTTCTTCTGATCACTGaagctttttttttgtttcaccTTACCAATTACGACGGGCGGACGCATTGGTTGGTTGCGTGGTCTCGATCACCTGTCCTCTACCAGGCGCTAAACTTCCTTACAATTTCTTGCTCGTGACTGTTGTTGGTTGAAGCGTGCACGATGTTTAGTTGGAATTCGTGTTGAATTTTTGGGTTCTATAATAAGTGCTGGCGTCGTTGAAGTTTCAGAGTCTCGTCCGATGTTTTTGATAGGGTTCTGCTGTTTCTGCTACGGTCGAATTTTCTAAGATTACCGTACGGAAACCAACCATATATGCCGCCTGTCAAAGGATCTTGTTGCTTCATGTAGCACATGGTTTCTGTTACTGAAATCTTGGTATTAGCGTCCAGACCATTGTTAGCAATATGAAATACTACATGTCTACATGCAGCATGCCCGCCCTCCTGGATGGAGAGTTGCACTTGGACTCTTTCACTTTGAAAATGACAGCTAGTTTCTTGTTTTGTGGATAGCATTGCAGCTGAACTTCAACCTTAACTGTTACGTGTTCATCTAAAGCACAGCGTACAGTTACAGTGGAAATGAATACTCTTAGCCTCCTTTGGAGCTCATTTGTTATTCTTATTGTAAATTTCGCTTTGAACTCGGACAATAGCCCACGCCTACATCCTGTGGCCCTTTGTAACTCCAACCCATCTGGTCTTTTCTTCTATAAATTCAGACGCAGAAGTTTTTGTGTTCGCAGAAAAGGAAATGAATACTCTTATAATTCTGAACTTCTTGAAGTTTCATTGGAACAATTTTGCATACGACCTGTTGAATATGGTTAATCATCATCCAAGGTGTACTTCTCTTGTCAACGTGGTGGCTTTCCTGCTTTCCATGCGCCTTTAGCTGTAACTCATTATCTAATGCCCTGGAAACACTATGACATCTGCGTAAATCATTCAGTGATTTAACTGCGATATCTTATTAAAATCCCTTAATGTACAATCAAGAACCTCAGCATTGATTATTATCTGTATATTAAATACAGTTGCAGCAGGCTACCTTGATTTCTTTTGTtggtaaaaaatatatatgaaatggCATCTGCTTAACCAGAATTTTCTGTCACTAGCATGCACATGCAATGCATCTGCATAATCAGTTAGTAGCAAACTGGTGGCTGGTCTACTTGCTATTGGTGATCTTTGCCAGCTGGTGTCTAATCCAAGCTCTCATAGTTTTGAGTCTCAATGGCTAGATATGAGGTGTTTAATAGTTGATTTTCTGAGATTTTATCCTGTGATCTCTCACAAATAACAAGATAAACATAAGCAAAAAAGTAATTATAAGAAACCAAGTGTTTTTTTACCAGAGCCTACGTGGTTTATATTAAGATAACATCCAATTGCTATGGTACATTTTGGTTCAGGATCCCATGTTCCTATTCAGCTATTGGTATTCAAAACCATGGATCTTTTCATAATTTCCACATGTGTAAAATGGAATTTTTGTTACCCTTTTATATACTTCGAATTGCTTTCATGTCGGTTGTCATACTAAAAGTTTATCATCCTTCCCCAGATGTGTATTCTAATCTTCATTGGTAACAATGGTGAGACATACTTCAACACTGCTGCACTCGTCTCGTGTGTTCAGAACTTCCCCAAGAGCCGTGGACCAATTGTTGGTATCCTCAAGGGATTCGCTGGGTTAAGTGGTGCAATTCTGACACAGATCTATGCAATGATACACTCGCCTGATGATGCTGCACTGATCTTCATGGTTGCCGTTGGCCCAACAATGGTAGTTATAGCTTTAATGTTCATTGTAAGACCAGTTGGAGGCCACAGGCAAGTACGGCCTTCTGATGGCACAAGTTTCACATTTGTATACAGTGTCTGCTTGCTCTTGGCCGCTTATCTGATGGGCGTCATGCTACTTGAAGACCTTGTCGACCTAAGCCAGTCAATGATTGCCTTGTTGACCATCATTCTAATCATCTTTTTATTAGTTCCAATAGTCATCCCAGTGCTACTCAGCTTCTTTTCAGATGACGATGAGACTTTGTATGCACTATTACTGCCATCACCTCGGAAAGAAGAACCAAGTGCATCAACATCTTCTGAGGAGCAACAGGAGGTTATACTCAGTGAGTTGGAGGATGAAAAGCCAAGGGATGTTGATCTTCTTTCAGCCTCAGAGAGGCAAAAAAGGATTGCAGCATTGCAGGCAAGGCTATTTCAGGCAGCTGCTGTTGGTGCAGTGAGGGTTAAGAGGAGGAGAGGTCCACGACGAGGTGAAGATTTCACACTGATGCAAGCGCTCATCAAGGCAGATTTTTGGCTTCTATTTTTCTCCCTTTTGTTGGGCTCCGGATCCGGTCTCACTGTGATTGATAATCTTGGGCAAATGAGCCAGTCATTGGGTTACAAGGAAACCCACATTTTTGTGTCGATGATTAGCATTTGGAACTTCCTTGGGCGCATTGGTGGTGGTTACTTCTCAGAGATTATTGTCAAGTAAGATTCTTATGCCTCTTTGCTGAGATAGAAAGTACTTCATCTGCTGTCTTATTAAGTATTTGTTTAGTTCATATCAAGAGCATTCTCCAGTTATGAATTGAATAATATTCAAGTGACTTTTGGCATCTTCACCTTCCAATCTTCCATGTTGACCTATGTTTTTTTTCCAAACTATACCAAGTGTTTGAGTGTTTGTTCTTGCCATAATTTTATTCTCTTGCCTGGAATAGATTTTCAGACTGGTACCAGGAGACCTTATTACTAAGGATAACAAAAATCATCCAGCCAAATGCAAGTAGATAAGAAGAGGGAATTAAAACATAGATAGGTGCTGGAGCTAACAAACTGGCCAGAAGTGACCATAGTAAGCTAGTATCCTAAACAGATATGAATATATGATCATTTTTACATTTACATTCCCATGTGTACTAAACTTGCAATACCTACATTGTTTGTTTCAGCAATCATGAATAATAACATCTGTTATGTATTAATGAAAATCTTGACACCGATTGATCAACTACTAATTCCAAATCAAGGATGCATCTTATTCATTTTAACTCTTTTCTTCTCTGATCCTTTTGCGTTCCTTCACCTGTTTTCAGAGATTATGCGTATCCAAGAGCAATTGCATTAGCTATAGCTCAAGTTTTGATGGCAATTGGGCACTTCAACTTTGCAATGGCTTGGCCTGGGACAATGTACATCGGCACACTGCTTGTCGGAATTGGCTATGGCGCTCACTGGGCCATTGTGCCAGCCGCTGCCTCTGAACTGTTTGGGGTGAAATACTTTGGAGCACTGTACAATTTCCTCACTGTTGCAAATCCAGCAGGCTCCCTGGTATTCTCTGGGATTATTGCCAGCGGCATCTATGACTCTGAAGCTGCAAAGCAGGCTCAGCAGCGCCACAACTCCACATTGTTGGCAATGCCTGCCAGAGTGGTTACCATGATATCTGAAGCTGCTCCATCACTGAAGTGCGAGGGTGCCATCTGTTTCTTCCTCTCGTCCCTGATCATGTCCGGGTTCTGCATCATTGCTGTTGTTTTGAGCTTGATCCTGGTCTACCGGACAAAGATTGTATACACAAATCTATACGGGAAGCCGCGTACTTGAAAGATCAATTCTTAAGGGCTAGAGGGCACGATATAGTTTCAGAGTTTTGAATTCAGGCTGTGGTACCCCGGCATGCCTGTACAGGTTTGGTGTTGTCCTTCAACTTGTTCTGGACCACGTTCTTTGGAGAGCAGAACTGGAGCTTTGCGTTCATTAGAAAGTGCTCAAGTGCTGCCGATGAGCCTGGAACTCTTTGGAGTGGCAGAAGCTGCTCCCAAGCAGCATTCAAGTTAGTGGCTGCAGATGGTAGCATGGGTGGTGCCGGGTACGAGTACGGCATCGTGAAAGTGTATGAAAGTTAATGGTGGAATTGTGCCTTTTGCTCGAGTTTTGCTGTATTTAGTTGGAAAATATTGTATACACGTGTAATAAGCTGGAGATCTTATCTATGTTTCCTTACACAGGGAATGACATATTCTTTCTTATTAGTTAAAAAAACTCGTAATATAGAAACATGTACATAATCAGGAAAATTGTATGAATGAATCGtgcccccctggtttctctgAGCTATTTGATTCAGATGATGCGCTGTGCATGATGTTATGTTTAATGCACACCAAGATTGGTATAATTTCCACTCGAAAAAAGATTGTATATTCTAAGTTAGTTATAGAAAAAAAATCATGTTTGCACCTTTAGGCCTGGTCATTTGGtatgtttttatttttttcatagAAAAAAGGAACAAATTCATATTTGTGCCTTTAGGCTCGGTCAATCCGTTCTGTTTTGGCACGTTTGAATTTCTTGAAACAGTACGTACCTCCTCCTGATGAAGTAATCCCcaaccttttttttttgcgtGTAAGTGATTCCCAACCTAACAGGCAGGGGGCAAAGAGGCGGAAAAAAGTCTAACACGAACAAATTTGCCAAGTTTATCGAATTATTATGGTGCAAGAAGGCCCGAACAGCAGCACGATTTCAAAGTTTCGAACACGTCGCATACATTGCAGATTTTCAACGCCATATATAACGCATAAAAATTGATCACCGCACCCGTACAAAGCACCGGAAATTCGCAACAGATCGCCTCGGCTTCGAATCGATTTGCAGGGGTGGATCCAGTGGGTAGTCCTGGTAGGCCCAGCGCTACCCTGGATTTGAGCCCAAAAAATTAATAGTATGGCCCAAACTCAAGAAATGAACAAATAGCCCACCAATAGCCCAAAATACATCTGCTCCCCTTGACCTGACCGTAAGGCGCATCGCGAGTTCGCGACCTGCCGCCCATCGCGCCTGCCGCCCGCACCCAGCGGCCGGCGCCGCTGCCCCGCGACCGGCCTCCGCACCTCCGCGGCCCCTTCCTGCTGGCCTGCTGCACCTCCTCCGCTCGCGCTGGCCGCTGCTTCCCTGCTCCTTGCTCTCCCTCGCGGCCTCGCCTCGGAGTGCCAAGCAGCCGCCGGAAGAGGCCGGAGCTAGGGTTTCGGCCAAAAATCGCTGTGGCCAGGGCGCCGGTCGGTTCGCCGTCTTCATCTCTCTCATCTCATTCAGTGGTTTCGACCAAAAATTTGACCAGGACTGCTGGTTCCGCCACTGATCGAatcccccccccaacccctttCCTTCCGCCGcaagccgccgccggcctcgcgCGCGCGATGGGATCCACGTGCCTGTCCTGCGGCGAGAGCGCGGTGATCCCGGACCCGGACTCCGGCGTGCTCGTCTGCACCTCCTGCGGCGTCATCGACgaggccggcgcggcggagTTCGTCCACCAGGCCACCTTCACCGACTCGGGCGGCCTCGACCTCCGCGTCTCCTCCCTCGTCCGCAACAGCTCCGACTCCGCCTACCGCGACCAGAAGATCgccggcgccaccgccgccatcacCTCCATCGCCACCCGCCTCGGCCTCTCGCCGACCCGCGCCGAGGAGGCGCTCCGCATGGCCAAGTCCGCCACCGACGGCCAGCTCGCCACCCCGGGCTCCGCCTTCCTCCCCGCCCTCGCGGCCGCCTGCTCCCTGCTCGTCGCGCGGTCCCACCGCCTCCCGCTCTCCCtcgctgaggcggcggaggccgcgTTCTGCTCCACTCCCGCACTCGCCGACCTGGTCTCCCGCGTCGCCGCGCAGCTgtccctccctcccctcccaTGCTTCGACTACGCCGCCGCGCTCGATCGGGCCGTGCACCTGTCACCCTCActcaccgccgccgcgggcgaGAAGACCGAGGCGATTCTCGCACAGGCCCGGTTCCTCCTCCGCTGCGCCTCCAAGTGGTCGCTCACCACAGGACGGTACCCGCTCCCCCTTGTCGCGGCGCTTGTGGCCTTCTCTGCTGAGGTGAACGGGGTTACCTCTCTTTCTGTGGAGGACATTGCTCAGGACCTCTCGGCCGGAATCAGGACCAGCCTCCGTCGATACAAGGAGCTCGTTGATGCGCTGGTGCATGTCGCACGGCAGCTGCTTCCATGGGGCGCCGACGTCAATGCGAAGAACCTGCTCCTCAACTCGCCAGTCCTACTCCGGCTCATGGAGATGAAGTCACAGTCAGATCCCTCTGAAGAATTTCTTGAGAGCTTTGCTCCGAACATCACTGGCATTGTGCAGGCATACTCTTCTGTTGATGATGACGAGTCCAAGTACCTTCAGATTGCTCCCGTGGGTGCTGATGATTTCGATTTCGATAATTTTGTGCAAGAGGAGAAAGAATTTGAGGATCAGAAGATCACAGAGAAGGGTCTATCAGATGCTTACCAAAATGTCTTAAACAGGCTTGCCCAGCTACAGAAACTTGGGAAGGTCAGTAAAGGTAGTGACAAGAGGAAGCTGTGGAAAGGAAGACTGGAGCTGGAGCCATGGATGGACAGTGTGGATGATGGTTGGAAAAGGGACATGCAACTTGAGGATGTGGTGGATATTGACATTGGATATGATGCACCTCCACCATCGTTTACTGCTGGAATGAaattgaagaagaagaggagagccCGTATTGAAGCTGCTAAGCAGCGAATTGATGCGATTAGGAAGGCCCCTGCTGCTCCAGCTGCAAGCACCAATCATTCACAGCCTGGTGTAAGAAATGAAGATGTCTGTCCGCCACAAAAATTGGCCAAGAAGAAACGCGGGGGGAAGAGGATGGATGACATAGATCGAATCTTTCTCGATGACAATTTGGCAGAGATGCCAGATAGTCCAGATGGCAGGAAGAAGAGACAAAAAAGAGGTTGCTGTGAAAGTATTGATTGGGAAGATTGCATTATTGAACTCCTGCTATTACATGGTGCAAACGAAGCAGAGATAGAACAAGGCCAGTACAGAAGATTGTTGGAGTTGCATGTATTCAGTGCAGTAAGTGGAGGAAGATTGAAAAATGGTGATGCAGCATCTCAAGTCTTCAGTACATGACCACAATTTTGCTCAATGAACATAGGTTCTTACTGTTCTGTATTTGCATTCTTTTAGTGATATAGAAAGCTCGTGCTGATTGCTGAGTGCAATTTTGTGAAGTTCAATTGTGGGAAGAACATATTGTGATAGAGAAATGATAACACACAACGATTGCTTTTGTTCTTCTGTGCTAATACTGATAGAAAAGTACAGGTTAGGAATGATAGGGCCCCTAACAATTCCAATTGCTTAGATGACCTGGAGTTGTGTAATTTTGTACATTGCTATATGGATTATGAATGACATACATATTTAGTGTTGCATTCAGAATGTTTTATTACTAATATGAGCGTGTCACAGCTGAAGCCACTAAGTGAAATTGTGAAAACTTAGGTTGGTGCAATGACATTTCTGAAGAAATTTGTGTTCAAATGGCATGTTAGTTGGAACTGGTTTATGATGTGCCTTTTCTTGGAGATATTGATGTGCATTTGGATTTCAACATTAGTTTCACATTTTAAATAAAATATATGCAACTCAAATTGCTTCATTGATGTTAAACATACCCTTTTGGATGAAAAGATCATTTGGTGTTTGATCATGGAGAACAGGCCTGCTATCCCTCTTCTTATCTGTCTACCTTGTGTAATCCTTGTATATTGCTGAAGTTTTCTCCAAAGCACTGGCTcccaatttattcatgtgctatTCCAGTACTTAACTGAAATGTTTTCTTCATTGGTCAATATTCTAGGGGGTAAAGTTTTGTAGCTAGAGTTTCTAGAGTGAGGAGTTCATACAGCATACTGTACAAATGCATCTTTTCTCGAGAATTTGATAATTGCCTAAAGATAATGTACAGGCACTGTCAAGGGAGTGTAGTCATCTTCCTGCATATGACATTGAATATTTAAATAGCACAAGCTGTTATACTGTTTTGCTACTAAGATTGAATCCATATGACATCCTTGGTTCATGGTTATTTGCCTTCCAGTTAATTTGTAAATCAATATCCATCAGACATGCGAGAAGGTAAATCAGAGAGGGAGAAGAGAACCAGGGAAGGGAAGGAACACTTGGTGCACGGTGCACCTGATAAGTGGTGACAACGCAATTGTTTCTGCAGGGTCTTTAGAAATCAGGTGTGTTTATTACCTGTTACTTCCAGGTTTG
The Panicum hallii strain FIL2 chromosome 6, PHallii_v3.1, whole genome shotgun sequence genome window above contains:
- the LOC112896645 gene encoding plant-specific TFIIB-related protein PTF2-like isoform X1 gives rise to the protein MGSTCLSCGESAVIPDPDSGVLVCTSCGVIDEAGAAEFVHQATFTDSGGLDLRVSSLVRNSSDSAYRDQKIAGATAAITSIATRLGLSPTRAEEALRMAKSATDGQLATPGSAFLPALAAACSLLVARSHRLPLSLAEAAEAAFCSTPALADLVSRVAAQLSLPPLPCFDYAAALDRAVHLSPSLTAAAGEKTEAILAQARFLLRCASKWSLTTGRYPLPLVAALVAFSAEVNGVTSLSVEDIAQDLSAGIRTSLRRYKELVDALVHVARQLLPWGADVNAKNLLLNSPVLLRLMEMKSQSDPSEEFLESFAPNITGIVQAYSSVDDDESKYLQIAPVGADDFDFDNFVQEEKEFEDQKITEKGLSDAYQNVLNRLAQLQKLGKVSKGSDKRKLWKGRLELEPWMDSVDDGWKRDMQLEDVVDIDIGYDAPPPSFTAGMKLKKKRRARIEAAKQRIDAIRKAPAAPAASTNHSQPGVRNEDVCPPQKLAKKKRGGKRMDDIDRIFLDDNLAEMPDSPDGRKKRQKRGCCESIDWEDCIIELLLLHGANEAEIEQGQYRRLLELHVFSAVSGGRLKNDMREGKSEREKRTREGKEHLVHGAPDKW
- the LOC112896645 gene encoding plant-specific TFIIB-related protein PTF2-like isoform X3, whose product is MGSTCLSCGESAVIPDPDSGVLVCTSCGVIDEAGAAEFVHQATFTDSGGLDLRVSSLVRNSSDSAYRDQKIAGATAAITSIATRLGLSPTRAEEALRMAKSATDGQLATPGSAFLPALAAACSLLVARSHRLPLSLAEAAEAAFCSTPALADLVSRVAAQLSLPPLPCFDYAAALDRAVHLSPSLTAAAGEKTEAILAQARFLLRCASKWSLTTGRYPLPLVAALVAFSAEVNGVTSLSVEDIAQDLSAGIRTSLRRYKELVDALVHVARQLLPWGADVNAKNLLLNSPVLLRLMEMKSQSDPSEEFLESFAPNITGIVQAYSSVDDDESKYLQIAPVGADDFDFDNFVQEEKEFEDQKITEKGLSDAYQNVLNRLAQLQKLGKVSKGSDKRKLWKGRLELEPWMDSVDDGWKRDMQLEDVVDIDIGYDAPPPSFTAGMKLKKKRRARIEAAKQRIDAIRKAPAAPAASTNHSQPGVRNEDVCPPQKLAKKKRGGKRMDDIDRIFLDDNLAEMPDSPDGRKKRQKRGCCESIDWEDCIIELLLLHGANEAEIEQGQYRRLLELHVFSAVSGGRLKNVNL
- the LOC112896645 gene encoding plant-specific TFIIB-related protein PTF2-like isoform X2, with translation MGSTCLSCGESAVIPDPDSGVLVCTSCGVIDEAGAAEFVHQATFTDSGGLDLRVSSLVRNSSDSAYRDQKIAGATAAITSIATRLGLSPTRAEEALRMAKSATDGQLATPGSAFLPALAAACSLLVARSHRLPLSLAEAAEAAFCSTPALADLVSRVAAQLSLPPLPCFDYAAALDRAVHLSPSLTAAAGEKTEAILAQARFLLRCASKWSLTTGRYPLPLVAALVAFSAEVNGVTSLSVEDIAQDLSAGIRTSLRRYKELVDALVHVARQLLPWGADVNAKNLLLNSPVLLRLMEMKSQSDPSEEFLESFAPNITGIVQAYSSVDDDESKYLQIAPVGADDFDFDNFVQEEKEFEDQKITEKGLSDAYQNVLNRLAQLQKLGKVSKGSDKRKLWKGRLELEPWMDSVDDGWKRDMQLEDVVDIDIGYDAPPPSFTAGMKLKKKRRARIEAAKQRIDAIRKAPAAPAASTNHSQPGVRNEDVCPPQKLAKKKRGGKRMDDIDRIFLDDNLAEMPDSPDGRKKRQKRGCCESIDWEDCIIELLLLHGANEAEIEQGQYRRLLELHVFSAVSGGRLKNGDAASQVFST